TGCGGCCATTGCACGACTGCCATCGAGAAGGCGGTGAAGGCCGCCGACCCCCGGGCCTCCGTCGCCTGCGATCTGTCGGCCCGTACGGTCACCGTGGACAGCGCGCTTGAGGCAGGCGCGATTCAGGCGGCGATGAAGGACGCGGGCTACGAGTCGCAGGCGGCCTGAGGTCGGGGGCCGCGACGGGGGGCCGGCGCGGATCCGGGCCCTTACGGAAGAGCGACGCGCCGTGCGGTCCGCTTTTGCGGTGGCCGCGAAAGATCGGGCGCTGCGCCTGTGACGGCGTGGCGCAGCGGCATTTTTGCCAAGAAGAAGCGCAGGCCGTGCGCCATGATGGCGGCCTGGGGTTTGAGTATTTGGACAGAGAAGAAGCCCGAGGGAGGCGCCCAGGTGGCGGCGTGGGCCGCCCGGGTGAAAGGACGCCTTTGGTCGGGGCCTGCCTGCTGTGGCAGGAGGGGCCTTGGGGCCTGTGCCGGTCCGTTTCGGGACGGGGCCGGGG
This region of Ponticoccus alexandrii genomic DNA includes:
- a CDS encoding heavy-metal-associated domain-containing protein → MKFSVPEMSCGHCTTAIEKAVKAADPRASVACDLSARTVTVDSALEAGAIQAAMKDAGYESQAA